The Venenivibrio stagnispumantis genome segment CTTTTGGTGAGTAATCTTCTCCTTTTAAAATTGATAATGCTATCTCTTTATTTTTTTCTATATCTGCTCCTTTTATATCTTGTATGGAAGCTCTTTTTAAACCAAAATCTTCCGGTTTTATCTCTTTTATCTCTATCTCATTATTTTCTACTTTTGCTACTAATGTAGGTGCTGTTATTGATATTTCATCTAATCCTTCTAATCCATGGACAACATAAGCTTTTTTTATACCTATCATTATTAGGACTCTTGCTATTAATGGAACTAAATTTTTATCAAATACACCGATAATTTGGTATTCTGCTTTTGCTGGATTAGATAATGGTCCGAGGATATTAAATATTGTTTTTATTCCTATTTCTCTTCTTTGTTTTATAACATTTTTCATAGCCGGATGAAACAATGGGGCAAATATAAATCCAAATCCTATATTTTGTATTGCATAAGCTACTTGCTCCGGTGTTTGTTCTAATTTTATACCAAGGGCTTCTATTAAATCTGCACTACCACATTTTGAAGATATTGACCTATTTCCATGTTTTGCAACTTTTGCTCCTGCACCTGCTATAACAAATCCGGCTATTGTTGATACATTAAATGTCCCAAGTTGGTCTCCACCGGTACCGGCAGTATCTATAACTTTTTCTTTTGATTTTATAGGGATAGGAATAGATTTTTCCCTCATAATCTTTGCAGCAGCAGATATTTCTTCTTCTGTTTCTCCTTTCATCTTCAATGCAGTTAATACTGCTCCTATCTGTGCATCGGTAGCATTTCCACTCATTAATATATTAAATAAATCCTTCATCTGATTTTCAGATAAATTAACCCTTTCGGTAAGCATTTTTATATATTCTCTTATCATTTTTGCCCCTTACTTTAAGCTTTCATCTAAATACATAATAGTTGCTTTTTCTCTAAGTTTTTTTATATAAATATCAAAATCTTTTTCAAATTTTTCCATATCTTCTTTTTTCATCTCAAAATCCGGCACAAATTTCTTCTCTTCGCCTTTAATATACACATAATAAATAGCTTTATCTGTTTCTACCTTAAATATATCTCCTACTTTATGCTTAAAAATTTCTTCATCTAACTGAGGTATCATATCTCCTTTCTTTACTTCCATAGAGATATCTTTATAATCAGAGATTGTTTTTGCTATTTCTGCAAAATTTTCTTTATTTAAATCTTTTAATTTTTGTAGTTTTTCTTTATATTTCTCATCTGATTTATCTATATAAATCATATCTATCTTTCTTACTAAATCCTGTTTTCCTTCTAAAACATTTTTAGAAAGCTGTGGTCTAAGATAAAACTGCATAAATTTTGCTACCTGTATATCCCTTTGTATAAAATCCCTTAATTTTCTGTATGATACTCCCTGTTTTTCTAAACCTTTTTTAAACTCTTCTAAATTATTTATATTATTTGCTTTTGCTATTCTAAGGATAGCTTCATCTATTTCTTGTGGAGATACAGAGATGCCTATTTTTCTTGCTTCTTGGGATAATAAAATCTCATCTATTAATCTATTGGTAGCCTTTTTTGTATCTTTTTCATTAAACCATGTTTTTGCAAATTCTATATCTGATAATAAAACTGGTTCTGAATTTACAACTAAAACAACTTTATCTGCAAGCTGGGCATCTTCTATCTTTATCGTTTCTTCTTCTTTTGTTGGTTTAGATAAAGGTTTATATTTTTTTCCACCACAGGAAGATAGGTAAGATAGTATGATTAATAACAGCAATAATTTAAAAAATCTACTCATTTTTTCCCTCTTTTCTTTTTTTTCTTATTTCTGCATAATTTTCTATTATTTTTTGCTGGGTTCTTTCTATTGCAAGGGCTTTATCCGGCACATCTTTTGTTATAACCGAGCCTGAGCCGGTTATTGCTTCTTCACCAATTGTTATAGGAGCTACAAGCATTGTATCACTTCCGATAAATGCTCTATTTTTTATTACAGTTTTATGTTTTCTAAAGCCATCATAATTGCAAGTTATTGTGCCTGCACCAATATTTACCTCTTTTCCTATCTGAGCATCTCCAAGATAAGATAGATGTCTTGCATTTGTTTTTTCTCCAATTTCGGAATTTTTTACCTCTACAAAATTACCAATAACTGCACCGGATTTTATTACAGAATTTTCTCTAATTCTTGCAAATGGTCCAATAACTGCATTATCTTCTATGATGGAATCTTCTATTACACAATTTTCTTTTATAACTACATTTTTTCCTATTTTTGAATTTTTTATTACAGAATTTGCTCCTATAATAGTTCCTTCACCAATTTGGGTTTTTCCTGATAATATAACATTTTGGAAAATTTCAACATCTGGTGATAAATCTACATCAAACTCTATCCAGATTGAATCAGGATTATGGAATGTTGTGCCATTTATTGCCCAAAAATATATATAATTTCTTCGTAGTATATTTTCTACTTCTGCAAGCTGTAATCTATCATTTACTCCAAGTATTTCTCTATAATCAGGAATTTCAAGGGCATAAACTTCTTTTCCTTCTTTATTTAATAACTCTATCAAATCTGTTAAATAATACTCTTTTTGTGCATTTTCATTGGATATTTTCTCTATTAAATCCTTTATATAAGGTGCATAAAAGAAATATATACCGGAATTTACTTCATTTATACTTTTTTCTTCAAAAGTTGCATCTTTTTCTTCAACTATTTTTAAAACTCTATGGTTTACATCTTTTATTATTCTGCCATATCCATAAGGATTTGGAACTCTTGCAGTTAAGACAACTCCGGCAATTTTTTCATTTCTATAACCTTTTCTAAAGTTAGCTAAATTAGCTCCTTCATATCTAACAAGAGCTTTTAGATACTCTCCTGCATTGGAAAGGGTTTCTCCTTTTATAAGTGGCGTATCTCCACTTATTATAAGTAAATATCCATCAAAATCTTCCCAAAGATATTTTGTTATCTTTACTGCATGGGCAGTGCCAAGCTGTTCTTCCTGCTCAACTATTTTGCATTTATCACAATTTATATGCTCCTTTAACTGCTCTTTTTGATGCCCGACAACAACTATTATCTGGTCAGGATTTATCCATCTTACAGAAAATAAAACATAATCTATCATTGGTTTTCCAAGGATTGTATGTAATACCTTAGGCTTTTTAGATTTAAATCTTGTTCCTTTTCCGGCTGCAAGTATTATAGCTTTAAGTGGAAAATCAATCATAAAGAGCCTCCAGATAATTTTCTAATTTTTCAATAAGATTTAAAATCTCTTTTCTTTTGGTTTTATAACTTACTCTATTTACAATCAGTTTTGCCGTTGAAGGTCTTATGTTATCTATTACAACTAAACCATTTTCTTTGAGTGTCCTTCCTGTTTCTACAATATCTACTATAAAATCTGCCATTTCAACTAATGGAGCCAATTCAACAGAGCCATAAAGCTCAAATATCTGAATTTTTATTCCTTTTTCGGAAAAAAATTTATGAGCAATTTTTGGATATTTCGTTGCTATTTTTAATGTAGAAGGATTGGAAAAATATAAATCTCTACTTTCAGGTTTTCCTGCCACCACTATATTACAATAACCTATCCCTAAATCTACCGGCTTATATAAATCAAAATCTATCTCAAGTAGAACATCATCACCGGCTATACCTATATCTGCTACTGCTTGATTTACATAAACAGGAACATCTTTTGCTCTTACCATTAAAAAGTTATAATCATTTCCGGAAATTATTAATTTTCTTGTATTTGTATCTATTTTTTCTGTTATTAATCCAGCTTTTTCAAATAAATCTAAGGTTTGCTCAAATAATCTTCCTTTTGGAACAGCTATTGTTAAACTCATTTTATTTTCCATTTGCAAAAGGAACACTTATCCAAAGTTCATCTCTATTATTTTCCGATTTAACTTCCACTTCTATA includes the following:
- a CDS encoding peptidylprolyl isomerase, which codes for MSRFFKLLLLLIILSYLSSCGGKKYKPLSKPTKEEETIKIEDAQLADKVVLVVNSEPVLLSDIEFAKTWFNEKDTKKATNRLIDEILLSQEARKIGISVSPQEIDEAILRIAKANNINNLEEFKKGLEKQGVSYRKLRDFIQRDIQVAKFMQFYLRPQLSKNVLEGKQDLVRKIDMIYIDKSDEKYKEKLQKLKDLNKENFAEIAKTISDYKDISMEVKKGDMIPQLDEEIFKHKVGDIFKVETDKAIYYVYIKGEEKKFVPDFEMKKEDMEKFEKDFDIYIKKLREKATIMYLDESLK
- the glmU gene encoding bifunctional UDP-N-acetylglucosamine diphosphorylase/glucosamine-1-phosphate N-acetyltransferase GlmU, with the protein product MIDFPLKAIILAAGKGTRFKSKKPKVLHTILGKPMIDYVLFSVRWINPDQIIVVVGHQKEQLKEHINCDKCKIVEQEEQLGTAHAVKITKYLWEDFDGYLLIISGDTPLIKGETLSNAGEYLKALVRYEGANLANFRKGYRNEKIAGVVLTARVPNPYGYGRIIKDVNHRVLKIVEEKDATFEEKSINEVNSGIYFFYAPYIKDLIEKISNENAQKEYYLTDLIELLNKEGKEVYALEIPDYREILGVNDRLQLAEVENILRRNYIYFWAINGTTFHNPDSIWIEFDVDLSPDVEIFQNVILSGKTQIGEGTIIGANSVIKNSKIGKNVVIKENCVIEDSIIEDNAVIGPFARIRENSVIKSGAVIGNFVEVKNSEIGEKTNARHLSYLGDAQIGKEVNIGAGTITCNYDGFRKHKTVIKNRAFIGSDTMLVAPITIGEEAITGSGSVITKDVPDKALAIERTQQKIIENYAEIRKKRKEGKNE
- the trpD gene encoding anthranilate phosphoribosyltransferase, whose translation is MIREYIKMLTERVNLSENQMKDLFNILMSGNATDAQIGAVLTALKMKGETEEEISAAAKIMREKSIPIPIKSKEKVIDTAGTGGDQLGTFNVSTIAGFVIAGAGAKVAKHGNRSISSKCGSADLIEALGIKLEQTPEQVAYAIQNIGFGFIFAPLFHPAMKNVIKQRREIGIKTIFNILGPLSNPAKAEYQIIGVFDKNLVPLIARVLIMIGIKKAYVVHGLEGLDEISITAPTLVAKVENNEIEIKEIKPEDFGLKRASIQDIKGADIEKNKEIALSILKGEDYSPKVDFVALNSAFAIEAVGVVNSIKEGIELSKEVIYSKRAYEIVEKLRDFTNAS
- the hisG gene encoding ATP phosphoribosyltransferase, giving the protein MENKMSLTIAVPKGRLFEQTLDLFEKAGLITEKIDTNTRKLIISGNDYNFLMVRAKDVPVYVNQAVADIGIAGDDVLLEIDFDLYKPVDLGIGYCNIVVAGKPESRDLYFSNPSTLKIATKYPKIAHKFFSEKGIKIQIFELYGSVELAPLVEMADFIVDIVETGRTLKENGLVVIDNIRPSTAKLIVNRVSYKTKRKEILNLIEKLENYLEALYD